One part of the Thermoanaerobacterium sp. CMT5567-10 genome encodes these proteins:
- a CDS encoding PBSX family phage terminase large subunit — MMKINLTVNKNIFNEAYLPYLETEQRFNIFYGGAGSGKSVFVVQKMILKYLKMPKRKCLVIRKVAATLRDSIFAEFINQLENTYKILEYCTVTESRLAIKLPNGSLFLFKGLDNPEKIKSIQGVDDIIIEEASELTLDDFSQLNLRLRSKAPNQQIHLMFNPISKGNWTYHRFFENGLPDDTLIVHTTWKDNRFLPDEYIKELLKMKEINPTYYKIYALGLFATLDKLIYTNIEIKDFDWTKLKYIKKFGLDFGYTNDPTAFSCSLMNLPERLIYIFDEHYQTGMLNNHIANMIKAKGFQNEIIRADSAEPKSIAEIRSYGIPRILSAKKGPDSILNGIQKLQQFKIIVHPNCKKHILEFENYTWKKDKNTNEFINEPIDEFNHLMDALRYAYSDVTEVFDRKNYSGKGARQ; from the coding sequence ATGATGAAAATAAACCTGACAGTTAACAAAAATATTTTTAATGAAGCATATTTACCATATCTCGAAACAGAACAGCGATTTAATATATTTTATGGTGGTGCTGGATCTGGCAAATCTGTATTTGTGGTTCAAAAAATGATATTAAAATATTTAAAGATGCCTAAAAGAAAGTGCCTTGTCATTAGAAAAGTCGCAGCGACATTAAGAGATTCAATATTTGCAGAATTTATAAATCAGCTCGAAAACACATATAAAATACTTGAATATTGTACTGTGACTGAATCACGATTAGCAATAAAACTGCCAAATGGTAGTTTGTTTTTGTTTAAAGGGCTTGATAATCCTGAAAAAATAAAATCAATACAAGGCGTTGATGACATAATAATTGAAGAGGCATCAGAATTGACACTTGATGATTTTTCACAGCTGAATTTGAGATTAAGAAGTAAAGCGCCTAATCAACAAATACATTTGATGTTTAATCCAATTTCAAAAGGTAATTGGACATACCATAGATTTTTTGAAAATGGATTGCCAGATGATACTTTGATAGTCCATACCACGTGGAAAGATAATAGATTTTTGCCTGATGAATATATCAAAGAATTGCTCAAAATGAAAGAAATAAATCCAACTTATTATAAGATATATGCGCTAGGGTTATTTGCGACTCTGGATAAACTTATATACACAAATATAGAGATCAAAGATTTTGATTGGACCAAATTAAAATACATAAAGAAATTCGGGCTTGACTTTGGATACACAAATGATCCAACAGCTTTTAGCTGTAGCCTTATGAATTTACCAGAAAGATTGATATATATTTTTGATGAACATTACCAGACAGGAATGCTCAATAATCATATAGCAAATATGATAAAAGCTAAGGGATTTCAAAATGAGATCATTAGAGCTGACAGCGCTGAACCAAAATCTATAGCTGAAATAAGAAGTTATGGAATACCAAGGATTTTAAGCGCTAAAAAGGGGCCTGATAGTATACTAAATGGTATTCAGAAATTACAACAGTTTAAAATTATTGTACATCCCAATTGCAAAAAACATATCCTAGAATTTGAAAATTATACTTGGAAGAAAGATAAAAACACAAATGAATTTATCAATGAACCTATAGATGAATTTAATCATCTTATGGATGCATTAAGATATGCATATTCAGATGTTACAGAAGTGTTCGACAGAAAGAACTATTCAGGAAAGGGGGCAAGACAATGA
- the terS gene encoding phage terminase small subunit, translating into MDEIKDQVKKDYLLGMKYNKICEKYNLSINTLKSWVKRYNWSKEKKEGAHKEKKRGAPKGNKNALGNDGGAPFGNKNAEKHGLFSKYLPQDTLDIIDEIQKKDPLDLLWDQIVIQYSAIIRAQKIMYVKDQNDLSKVLKRTIESENISEKEYELQFAWDKQANFLQAQSRAMAELRNLISKYSELLNTDLATEEQKLRIQKIKVDIERLKEDDPNKIVNINVKLAGDNDENKPDS; encoded by the coding sequence ATGGATGAAATAAAAGATCAAGTAAAAAAAGATTATCTATTGGGAATGAAATATAATAAAATATGTGAAAAATACAATCTTAGCATAAATACGCTGAAATCATGGGTTAAGCGATATAATTGGTCCAAAGAGAAAAAAGAAGGTGCACACAAGGAGAAAAAACGGGGTGCACCCAAAGGCAATAAAAATGCATTAGGTAATGATGGTGGAGCACCATTTGGTAATAAGAACGCCGAAAAACATGGCCTGTTTTCTAAATATTTACCTCAGGATACTTTAGATATTATAGATGAAATACAAAAGAAAGATCCATTAGATTTACTATGGGACCAAATAGTTATTCAATATTCAGCCATTATCAGAGCACAAAAGATTATGTATGTTAAAGATCAGAATGATTTGTCAAAGGTTTTGAAGCGGACCATAGAATCTGAAAATATATCTGAAAAAGAATATGAGCTCCAATTTGCGTGGGATAAACAGGCTAACTTTTTACAAGCGCAATCGCGAGCCATGGCTGAATTGAGAAATTTAATATCAAAATATAGTGAATTATTAAATACTGACTTAGCCACAGAAGAACAGAAATTACGAATACAAAAAATAAAAGTTGATATTGAAAGATTAAAAGAGGATGATCCTAATAAGATAGTTAATATAAATGTTAAACTGGCAGGTGATAATGATGAAAATAAACCTGACAGTTAA
- a CDS encoding RusA family crossover junction endodeoxyribonuclease has translation MYKIVIPGRPVPKGRPRFSKTGHAYTPERTRQYEELVGWKAREAVKQPLEGNIALYIRVYVKRNVYPDIDNIAKSCMDGMNGVAYKDDKQVSYLTIQRLKGNEEKVEIEIEEVS, from the coding sequence ATGTACAAAATAGTAATTCCCGGCCGACCAGTACCGAAAGGCAGACCAAGATTTTCAAAAACCGGACATGCTTATACACCAGAACGGACACGACAGTATGAAGAATTAGTCGGGTGGAAGGCAAGAGAGGCCGTTAAACAGCCACTTGAGGGCAATATAGCGTTGTATATCAGAGTATATGTTAAAAGGAATGTATATCCAGATATAGACAATATTGCAAAGTCATGTATGGATGGAATGAATGGCGTAGCATACAAAGATGACAAACAAGTATCATATTTGACAATACAACGATTAAAAGGTAATGAAGAAAAAGTAGAAATTGAGATAGAGGAGGTATCATGA
- a CDS encoding phage Gp37/Gp68 family protein, with protein MNKTKIEWTDTVWNPVTGCTPISEGCQNCYANRIANRLKGRCGYPADEPFKVTLHPERLNEPLQWRKPQRIFVCSMGDLFHEDVHPYDIMRIFNVMAKAKHHTFLVLTKRPERMLEVYKRLRPGNTIPGPYFSITGKGEGWAGYPPTLPDNIWLGVTAENQQRADERIPILLQIPAAVHFVSVEPMLGPVKIDHYFPEYDYRPTYKYWQAAFPEQGNKPILVCPGIDWVICGGESGLGARPMHPDWARDLRDQCQKARIPFFFKSWGEYKPLPFRSTGDGLHTLQEYPECKYDFVKVGKKTAGRVLDGKTWNEIPSIDI; from the coding sequence ATGAATAAAACAAAAATAGAGTGGACGGATACTGTATGGAATCCGGTTACCGGCTGCACACCTATCAGCGAAGGATGCCAAAACTGTTATGCAAACCGCATAGCAAATAGACTTAAAGGTAGATGTGGATATCCGGCAGATGAACCGTTCAAGGTAACGTTGCATCCAGAGCGACTGAATGAACCTTTACAATGGAGGAAACCTCAGCGAATATTTGTGTGCAGTATGGGGGATTTATTCCATGAGGATGTCCACCCATATGACATCATGCGAATATTTAATGTGATGGCAAAGGCTAAACATCACACCTTTTTGGTGCTTACTAAAAGGCCAGAACGAATGCTTGAAGTTTATAAGCGGTTGCGTCCGGGGAATACCATTCCTGGCCCATACTTTTCAATTACAGGAAAAGGGGAAGGGTGGGCAGGTTATCCGCCGACTTTACCGGACAACATATGGCTCGGGGTTACTGCCGAAAACCAGCAAAGAGCAGATGAACGTATACCAATTTTATTACAAATACCGGCAGCAGTACACTTTGTAAGTGTAGAGCCGATGCTAGGGCCAGTTAAGATTGATCATTACTTTCCCGAATATGACTACCGACCTACATATAAATATTGGCAAGCTGCTTTTCCTGAGCAGGGTAATAAGCCAATCTTGGTTTGCCCCGGTATTGATTGGGTAATATGCGGCGGAGAAAGCGGTCTGGGAGCGCGGCCAATGCACCCGGATTGGGCGCGAGACTTAAGAGATCAATGCCAGAAGGCGAGAATACCGTTTTTCTTTAAATCGTGGGGCGAATACAAACCTTTGCCTTTCCGCTCTACTGGGGATGGACTTCATACATTACAAGAATATCCTGAGTGTAAATATGATTTTGTTAAAGTTGGTAAAAAGACTGCTGGACGTGTCTTGGATGGTAAAACATGGAATGAGATTCCGAGTATTGATATATAA